One bacterium genomic region harbors:
- a CDS encoding radical SAM protein: MIRDYKIIFPVLLGGDLVVSSEHLGVSYLTAVLRKEGYKVKIIEVDIHDEEEKLNEILQFQPNLVGFTTVTFNIGRVIKFSKKIKEFMPETHITLGGHVATIEAENILEECESIDSIVIGEGEETIVELTERLENGLDLNGCLGVFYRKRDKIYKNDRRPLIKNLDILPFPVRDELEEHKLKLPYLRVLGSRGCLGNCAFCGNPSFKRIQKGPPWRGRSPKDFVSEISYLVEKYNIHTFDFVDDTIEDPGGLGKKRIKEICEEIIQRNLDIYFTVRFRAENWSEEDDELLELLVKAGLEKVLIGFEAGNQNGLRLFNKRATVEDNLRVIELLNRHKIFTSYGFINFHPYSTFSDLRDNANFLRGKIGYNLRRYCTRLELYSGAAIKERLKKDGLLSNYNYKSGNLYAYEYVNPKVGTFAREMGRILKDYQEVMDWEIFEIVIYTFIYRVRRKFGDDVRIKNDFEEFEDKIQLIKKEIDENNYEFFMKALELAEYRWNSDRFEEYKRTHVRPFLKKKIEEIKTAQLRFGFKAKKRGVDLSKIEGEPGVIAG, encoded by the coding sequence ATGATAAGAGATTATAAGATAATTTTCCCAGTGTTATTGGGTGGGGATTTAGTAGTATCTTCGGAGCACTTAGGGGTCAGCTATTTAACAGCAGTTTTAAGGAAAGAAGGGTATAAAGTGAAAATAATTGAGGTTGATATACATGATGAAGAAGAAAAATTAAATGAAATATTGCAATTTCAGCCTAATTTGGTTGGATTTACAACAGTTACATTTAATATCGGAAGGGTTATCAAATTTAGCAAAAAAATAAAAGAGTTTATGCCTGAGACACACATTACCTTAGGGGGGCATGTTGCTACGATAGAAGCCGAAAATATCTTAGAAGAATGTGAATCTATTGACTCTATCGTTATAGGAGAGGGAGAAGAAACAATCGTTGAACTAACAGAGCGATTAGAGAATGGTTTAGACCTTAATGGTTGTCTGGGAGTTTTTTATAGAAAGAGAGATAAAATTTACAAAAATGACAGACGTCCATTAATTAAGAACTTAGATATACTCCCGTTTCCTGTCAGAGATGAACTTGAAGAGCATAAACTTAAGCTTCCGTATTTAAGAGTACTCGGTAGTAGAGGGTGTTTAGGTAACTGTGCCTTTTGTGGCAATCCATCTTTTAAAAGGATTCAAAAAGGTCCTCCATGGAGGGGGCGTTCTCCTAAAGATTTTGTGAGTGAGATAAGTTATCTGGTAGAAAAATATAATATTCATACTTTTGACTTTGTAGATGATACTATTGAGGATCCTGGAGGCTTAGGAAAGAAAAGAATAAAAGAAATATGTGAAGAAATAATTCAGAGAAACTTAGATATCTATTTTACAGTCAGATTTCGGGCTGAAAATTGGAGTGAAGAAGACGATGAACTATTAGAATTGTTGGTTAAGGCTGGACTTGAGAAAGTCCTTATTGGATTTGAGGCGGGAAATCAAAATGGGCTTAGATTATTTAACAAACGAGCTACGGTGGAAGATAATTTACGAGTTATTGAGCTATTAAATCGACATAAGATTTTTACATCGTATGGGTTTATTAATTTTCATCCTTATAGCACATTTTCTGACTTGAGGGATAACGCGAATTTTTTAAGAGGAAAGATAGGATATAATCTGAGACGATATTGTACACGATTAGAACTCTATTCTGGCGCAGCAATTAAAGAGAGACTAAAAAAGGATGGTTTATTATCTAATTATAATTATAAGTCTGGTAATTTGTATGCATATGAATATGTAAATCCGAAGGTTGGGACTTTCGCAAGAGAGATGGGCAGGATATTGAAAGACTATCAGGAAGTAATGGATTGGGAGATATTTGAAATAGTGATCTATACTTTTATCTACCGAGTAAGAAGGAAATTTGGAGATGATGTTCGGATCAAAAATGACTTTGAAGAGTTTGAGGATAAGATTCAACTGATCAAAAAAGAGATAGATGAAAATAACTATGAGTTTTTTATGAAGGCGTTGGAATTGGCTGAATACAGGTGGAATAGTGATAGATTTGAAGAGTATAAAAGAACACATGTACGGCCATTTCTTAAAAAGAAAATCGAAGAGATAAAAACTGCTCAGTTAAGGTTTGGATTTAAGGCAAAAAAGAGAGGCGTTGACCTCTCGAAGATAGAAGGAGAACCCGGGGTCATTGCTGGCTGA
- a CDS encoding aldehyde ferredoxin oxidoreductase family protein, with translation MGKIAYIDLSNLKVQVETIPHELQRQFIGGRGINMYLLYTHTLPGINPLSPENILIVGVGLLTGVKGPSTSRCSISGKSPETGLIGDSNIGGYFAAELRKTGYDHLVISGQAENPVYILIENGSITINDASSIWGKDTIETTEILKREHGDSIQSLCIGQAGENLVRFACVRSGWKNTAARTGMGCLMGSKRVKAIVAKGTTEVPIKYADKFKEYSNSLNSKIASSKIRGVLNKYGTPYLFDLHNKLFGIVRTFNGQFNIFSEGANLSSFNLEKYYIGKRTCFSCSVCCRHGYLLKEGQFKGLYGEGPDYGMLGAFGPVCGIKNLETILVINDLLNRYGLDASSTGNIIAWAIELFKKGIIDEKDTGNLKLEWGDETTIIELIHQIATRKGFGDILANGAKNAAEKIGRDSGKYLIWVKNLPQSDPVDIRGHKGSALGVATSTRGADHLRSRPTFEFLRLSEDKLREIYGDEVSSDPDSYKGKARIVWWSENLYAVVDSLGICKFITKYFSPDLLGFEEFSKLIYYGTGIRMLEKELFEIGERITNIERMFLVREGIRREHDNLPSRYFQPMPLGKNRGKRINTQSFNNMLDEYYQLHGWDKRTGTPTKDTLKRLHLDKILDKICSVEV, from the coding sequence ATGGGGAAAATAGCATATATTGATTTATCTAATTTAAAGGTACAGGTGGAGACAATACCCCATGAATTGCAAAGACAATTTATAGGTGGTCGAGGGATTAATATGTATCTTCTATATACACATACTTTGCCAGGTATTAATCCTTTATCTCCTGAAAATATATTAATAGTTGGTGTTGGGCTTCTTACAGGTGTTAAAGGACCATCTACAAGCAGATGTTCAATCTCTGGTAAGTCACCTGAAACAGGATTAATAGGAGATTCAAATATCGGTGGTTATTTTGCAGCCGAATTGAGAAAGACAGGTTATGATCATTTGGTAATTAGTGGTCAAGCAGAAAACCCTGTTTATATCTTAATAGAAAATGGAAGTATTACGATTAATGATGCAAGCTCAATTTGGGGAAAGGATACTATTGAAACAACAGAGATTCTCAAAAGGGAACATGGGGATTCTATTCAATCCCTATGTATTGGGCAAGCTGGCGAAAACTTAGTTCGTTTTGCATGTGTTAGGTCTGGCTGGAAAAATACTGCGGCAAGAACTGGTATGGGTTGTTTGATGGGTTCTAAAAGAGTTAAGGCAATTGTTGCAAAAGGTACTACAGAGGTTCCCATTAAATATGCAGATAAGTTTAAAGAATATAGTAACAGCCTCAATTCTAAAATTGCAAGTTCAAAAATAAGAGGTGTACTAAATAAGTATGGGACACCATATTTATTTGATCTCCATAATAAATTGTTTGGAATTGTGCGGACATTTAATGGTCAATTTAATATCTTTTCTGAAGGAGCTAATCTATCATCATTTAATTTAGAAAAGTATTACATTGGTAAAAGAACCTGTTTCTCATGCTCGGTTTGTTGCCGGCATGGATATTTACTAAAAGAAGGACAATTTAAAGGTCTGTATGGAGAAGGACCGGACTATGGTATGTTAGGTGCTTTTGGGCCTGTTTGTGGAATTAAAAATCTTGAGACTATTCTTGTTATTAATGATTTATTGAATAGATATGGGCTGGATGCGAGTTCTACGGGTAATATTATTGCTTGGGCGATTGAACTTTTTAAAAAGGGCATTATAGATGAGAAAGATACAGGTAACTTAAAATTAGAATGGGGAGATGAGACAACTATTATTGAATTGATTCACCAAATTGCTACAAGAAAAGGATTTGGGGATATTCTTGCTAATGGCGCAAAGAATGCTGCTGAAAAAATAGGAAGGGATTCTGGAAAATACTTAATATGGGTCAAGAATCTTCCTCAATCAGATCCGGTTGACATTAGAGGACATAAAGGGTCAGCATTAGGAGTTGCTACATCTACACGAGGAGCAGATCATTTAAGGAGTCGTCCTACATTTGAGTTTTTAAGACTTTCAGAGGATAAACTTAGGGAAATCTATGGAGATGAGGTTTCAAGTGACCCTGATTCATATAAAGGAAAAGCTCGAATAGTTTGGTGGTCTGAAAATCTATATGCTGTGGTCGATTCATTAGGAATATGTAAATTTATCACGAAATATTTTAGTCCTGATTTATTAGGATTTGAAGAATTTAGTAAATTAATCTATTATGGAACAGGGATAAGAATGTTAGAAAAAGAACTCTTTGAAATTGGGGAAAGAATAACAAATATCGAAAGGATGTTCTTAGTTCGGGAGGGGATCAGAAGAGAACATGATAATTTACCATCTCGATATTTTCAACCGATGCCTTTAGGAAAAAATAGAGGTAAAAGGATTAATACGCAATCTTTCAATAACATGTTAGATGAATATTATCAACTTCATGGATGGGATAAAAGGACAGGAACTCCTACAAAAGACACCTTAAAACGATTACATTTAGATAAAATATTAGATAAAATATGCTCCGTAGAAGTTTAA
- a CDS encoding lipid biosynthesis B12-binding/radical SAM protein, with protein MKILLIAVNQEKHPYPVQPLGAAYIAAALRAKGHEVRIVDLCFVEDFQKELLVNLEGFSPQLIGFSIRNIDNTSFPNTKYYLPGIKKIVDFCKENTDAYLIVGGSGLSVMPKEVLQYLGLNIGVVGEGEDTLYKIVEKIDQKRDIRDTKGIVYFEDDTYIENKVDYTKNRVDKLFPDRDLLDVKRYMAEGSITNVQTKRGCGFKCIYCTYPIIEGEKIRLRSPRSVATEIEMLNKRYGIDYFYFIDSIFNFPIDHAMEICEEIIKKGLKIKWTAFFHPKFITKELAALLVESGCSGVEFGIDSASERILENLKKGFFVKEVIKASSICKKAGLNVCCYLLIGGPGENRESLKETFDVMEDISPTAIIAQSGVRIYPGTEIEKIAVAEGYDLENYLPPKFYISRELKDNLVKVIREFIPNHPNFIYEGLGEEIPVEILKRMRKMGIKGPLWELKGKAEVQS; from the coding sequence ATGAAAATACTGTTAATAGCCGTTAATCAGGAGAAACATCCCTATCCAGTTCAACCTCTTGGAGCAGCATACATAGCTGCGGCATTAAGAGCAAAAGGACATGAAGTAAGAATAGTGGATTTATGTTTTGTAGAAGATTTTCAAAAAGAGCTTTTGGTAAATTTAGAAGGATTCAGCCCTCAACTTATTGGATTTTCTATAAGAAATATTGACAACACTTCTTTCCCAAATACAAAATATTATCTTCCTGGGATAAAGAAGATAGTTGATTTTTGTAAGGAGAATACAGATGCTTATTTAATTGTGGGAGGATCGGGATTGTCTGTTATGCCTAAAGAGGTTTTACAATATTTGGGGCTGAATATCGGTGTGGTAGGAGAAGGGGAAGACACCTTATATAAAATAGTAGAAAAAATAGACCAAAAAAGAGACATTAGGGATACAAAAGGAATAGTTTATTTTGAAGATGATACTTATATAGAAAATAAGGTGGATTACACAAAAAACAGGGTGGATAAGTTATTCCCGGATCGAGACCTTTTGGATGTTAAAAGATATATGGCAGAAGGTAGTATTACCAATGTTCAGACTAAAAGAGGCTGTGGTTTTAAATGTATATATTGTACTTATCCGATAATAGAAGGAGAAAAGATAAGATTGCGTAGTCCCCGCTCTGTGGCGACTGAGATTGAAATGCTTAATAAAAGATATGGGATAGATTATTTTTACTTTATAGACAGCATCTTTAATTTTCCTATTGATCATGCCATGGAAATTTGTGAGGAAATAATTAAAAAAGGACTAAAGATAAAGTGGACAGCATTTTTTCATCCTAAATTTATAACTAAAGAGTTAGCGGCTCTTTTGGTGGAGTCAGGATGTTCGGGGGTCGAATTTGGCATCGATTCTGCTTCAGAAAGAATACTTGAGAATTTAAAGAAAGGATTTTTTGTCAAGGAAGTAATCAAGGCTTCCTCTATATGCAAAAAAGCGGGATTAAATGTCTGCTGTTATCTCTTAATAGGTGGTCCTGGAGAAAATAGGGAGTCTCTGAAAGAGACCTTTGATGTTATGGAAGATATCTCTCCCACTGCGATAATTGCCCAAAGTGGGGTTAGAATTTATCCTGGAACAGAAATAGAGAAGATAGCAGTTGCTGAAGGGTATGATTTAGAAAATTACTTGCCTCCAAAATTTTATATCTCAAGAGAGTTAAAAGATAACTTAGTAAAAGTTATCCGGGAATTTATCCCAAACCACCCAAATTTTATCTATGAGGGACTGGGAGAGGAGATTCCAGTAGAGATACTTAAAAGGATGCGCAAGATGGGGATTAAAGGCCCCTTATGGGAATTAAAGGGAAAAGCTGAGGTTCAATCTTAG
- a CDS encoding 2-oxo acid dehydrogenase subunit E2 yields the protein MSEEKIIPLTGWAQIDSETFSPGEIVPQVGGKIDVDMSKIIEWRKKMQSEIEQKINLRLTFAPIFVQVVAQIIEEFPLANATIKDNQIHVNPDINIGLVMSAGVKGEAGPVVVIREANKKTLEELVSMIHNLSKKVKKDSWGLASLSQQDDKVAKRLQKIASAMRGKPTFILNIFGLYGVDIHMPFLPPGQGVVLVISRITKRPVVVKDEIVIRPMSTLYAACDHRLASGVVGARFLRRIKQVLENVELKK from the coding sequence ATGTCAGAAGAAAAAATTATACCGTTAACTGGATGGGCACAGATTGATTCTGAGACTTTTTCCCCGGGGGAAATTGTTCCTCAGGTAGGCGGTAAAATAGATGTGGATATGTCAAAGATTATAGAATGGCGAAAAAAAATGCAATCTGAAATAGAGCAAAAGATCAATCTTCGTTTAACCTTTGCTCCTATTTTTGTGCAGGTAGTGGCACAAATTATAGAAGAATTCCCACTTGCAAATGCTACCATAAAGGATAATCAAATTCATGTTAATCCGGATATTAATATAGGATTAGTGATGAGTGCCGGAGTTAAGGGTGAAGCAGGTCCGGTAGTAGTGATTCGAGAGGCAAATAAAAAGACATTGGAAGAACTTGTTTCTATGATACACAATCTGAGCAAGAAAGTGAAAAAGGACTCATGGGGTTTAGCTTCTTTATCACAGCAAGATGATAAAGTTGCCAAGAGACTTCAAAAGATTGCTTCAGCCATGAGAGGTAAACCAACTTTTATATTGAATATCTTTGGGCTATATGGTGTTGATATCCACATGCCTTTTCTCCCACCAGGACAAGGTGTAGTATTAGTAATAAGTAGAATTACTAAAAGACCTGTAGTTGTGAAGGATGAAATAGTAATTCGTCCTATGTCTACTTTATATGCAGCTTGTGATCACCGTTTAGCCAGCGGAGTCGTAGGAGCTCGGTTTTTGCGAAGGATTAAGCAAGTTCTTGAAAATGTTGAACTCAAGAAATAA
- a CDS encoding glycosyltransferase, whose protein sequence is MEVSVIIPTYNKKERLRLALTSFINQSYPRKEFEVVLIDDGSTDGTEDMVSSLILPYKINYLRQQNQGRSVARNLGITYAKGEIIIFTDDDLILSPEFIEEHVKHHKDEDKLVVHGTIYTMPFLKFFKDPTKGILLDEFKDKQEVTSGLRKMCISEEDVLNNFEKIRETNKKLTRFEIGIHQMLSGNGTNCVSPWIGCTGGNISVRKCHLIQVGCFDEEIGKTWGGEDLELGYRLYKYGCKFVLEKKAANYHIAHYREDFMRIHKKTHELFYRKHKCIEVKLLWDYFEKKIKTIEEYSEMVLKEKRGCIQ, encoded by the coding sequence ATGGAAGTTAGTGTTATAATCCCAACCTATAATAAAAAAGAAAGATTAAGATTGGCTTTAACCTCGTTCATAAATCAGAGCTATCCAAGGAAAGAATTTGAAGTCGTGTTAATAGATGATGGCTCGACCGATGGGACAGAAGATATGGTAAGCTCGTTAATCTTACCGTATAAGATAAATTATCTGAGACAGCAGAATCAAGGACGTTCCGTAGCCAGGAATTTGGGGATAACATACGCTAAAGGTGAAATAATAATATTTACCGATGATGACTTAATTCTATCTCCGGAATTCATCGAAGAACATGTAAAACATCATAAAGATGAAGACAAATTAGTTGTTCATGGTACTATATATACGATGCCATTTTTGAAATTTTTCAAGGATCCGACAAAGGGAATATTGCTTGATGAATTTAAGGATAAACAAGAAGTAACTTCTGGTTTAAGAAAGATGTGCATCTCTGAAGAGGATGTTCTTAATAACTTTGAGAAGATAAGAGAGACGAATAAGAAACTTACTCGATTTGAGATAGGAATTCATCAAATGCTTTCAGGTAATGGAACAAACTGTGTTAGTCCCTGGATAGGCTGTACTGGAGGAAATATATCGGTGAGAAAATGCCATTTAATTCAGGTAGGATGTTTTGATGAAGAGATTGGAAAGACATGGGGAGGAGAAGATTTAGAATTGGGATATCGTCTATATAAGTATGGATGTAAATTTGTGTTAGAGAAAAAGGCAGCCAATTATCATATAGCTCATTATCGTGAAGATTTTATGCGTATTCATAAAAAGACGCATGAACTCTTCTATAGAAAGCATAAGTGTATTGAGGTTAAGTTGTTGTGGGATTATTTTGAGAAGAAGATTAAAACCATTGAAGAGTATAGTGAAATGGTATTAAAAGAGAAAAGAGGGTGTATTCAATAA
- a CDS encoding phosphopantetheine-binding protein, producing the protein MEDSLIVENQLRDLMVKVWKLDMKPEEIPDKEDMLEKLGVNSVDVLELLIHIEKEFDMEINDDDLNAELVNSIGSLANYIVKQKESN; encoded by the coding sequence ATGGAGGATAGCTTAATTGTTGAAAACCAACTACGGGATTTAATGGTTAAAGTATGGAAGTTGGATATGAAACCAGAGGAAATTCCTGATAAGGAAGACATGTTAGAAAAATTAGGAGTGAACTCGGTAGATGTGTTAGAGTTGCTTATACATATTGAAAAAGAGTTTGACATGGAGATAAATGATGATGATCTAAATGCAGAATTGGTTAACTCAATTGGTTCCTTAGCTAATTATATAGTAAAACAAAAGGAAAGTAATTGA
- a CDS encoding DUF362 domain-containing protein, giving the protein MKSKVAVVRCNGYDFEEVKKTIQESLELIGGLGSIVKKGSKVLLKPNIAGPFPPEQGATTHPVVIKAMIQLVKEVGGIPVVGDGPGTILPAFEISGIVKVADEEGIEVILFDKNGFEMAKIPTGEQLKETHFSKDVLEADIVISMPKLKTHVFVYYTGAIKNMFGALLADSRKKTHRIDDAELFSKALVDIFTIRKPDLAVMDGIVGMEGVGPTHGQVKEGGIIISSTDSVALDAVSSAIIGYDPMDIPTTKDAYMRGLGNGRLEEIEILGSQINEVKVDFKRVPILSGRDKKRFMRLALGHLVVNNKKCKKCEVCVEHCPVEAIRLAPYPTIDRKICVYCYCCFELCPEGAMMFDEKSMIGKSS; this is encoded by the coding sequence GTGAAATCAAAAGTAGCAGTAGTGAGATGCAATGGATATGATTTTGAAGAGGTAAAAAAGACAATACAAGAATCTCTGGAATTAATAGGTGGATTAGGAAGTATTGTTAAAAAAGGAAGTAAGGTACTATTAAAACCAAATATAGCTGGACCCTTTCCACCAGAACAAGGAGCAACAACGCATCCTGTAGTTATCAAAGCAATGATTCAATTAGTAAAAGAGGTGGGTGGGATTCCAGTAGTCGGAGATGGTCCAGGTACGATACTTCCTGCATTTGAAATCTCTGGGATTGTAAAGGTTGCTGATGAAGAAGGGATAGAGGTAATTCTATTTGACAAAAATGGTTTTGAAATGGCAAAGATTCCAACAGGAGAACAATTGAAGGAAACACACTTTTCTAAAGATGTCTTAGAAGCAGATATTGTCATTTCGATGCCAAAATTAAAAACTCATGTTTTTGTATATTATACAGGTGCTATTAAAAACATGTTTGGGGCTTTATTGGCAGATTCAAGGAAGAAAACTCATAGAATTGACGATGCCGAACTTTTCTCTAAGGCATTAGTCGATATATTTACCATCAGAAAGCCTGATTTAGCAGTAATGGACGGGATAGTTGGTATGGAAGGAGTTGGCCCTACTCATGGTCAAGTTAAAGAGGGAGGGATAATTATATCATCAACGGACTCAGTAGCCCTTGATGCGGTTTCTTCTGCAATTATTGGATATGACCCAATGGATATTCCTACTACAAAAGATGCTTATATGAGAGGGCTGGGGAATGGAAGGTTAGAAGAGATAGAGATATTAGGTAGTCAGATTAATGAGGTGAAAGTTGATTTTAAAAGGGTTCCTATTCTAAGTGGTAGAGATAAAAAGCGATTCATGAGACTTGCCCTTGGACATTTAGTAGTAAATAACAAGAAGTGTAAAAAGTGTGAGGTATGTGTTGAGCATTGTCCAGTTGAAGCAATTAGACTGGCACCTTATCCAACGATTGATCGAAAAATTTGTGTCTATTGTTATTGCTGTTTTGAACTCTGTCCTGAAGGAGCGATGATGTTTGATGAAAAAAGTATGATAGGAAAGAGCAGTTAA